The genome window AGATGGATACTTACGTTCTAGATAATAATCTCTTTCGTTTTCTGGTATATCACCTGGATTTCTTGTGTCGTTTGGTTTTTTGGGAACCCAAACACGTCCATCATTTCTAAGTGATTCAGACATTAGCGTTAGTTTCGATTGATAATCACCAGATGATGGAATACAAGTTGGATGGATCTGCGTATAACAAGGATTTGCGAATAGTGCACCTTTTTTATAAGCTTTAAAGGTTGCAGTTACGTTACAATTCATTGCATTGGTTGATAGATAAAATACATTTCCATAACCACCCGTTGCTAGTATCACAGCGTCGGCAGAATGAGAGGAGATTTTACCTGTAACCAAGTCTCGAACAACGATTCCTTTTGCATGTCCGTTGACTAAAACCAAATCCAACATTTCTGTTTTGGAATACATCTTCACTTTACCAAGACCTATTTGTCTAGATAGAGCAGAGTATGCACCTAATAACAATTGCTGTCCAGTCTGGCCTTTAGCATAAAAAGTCCGGGAAACCTGAGCTCCACCAAACGAACGGTTTGCGAGATGGCCACCATATTCACGAGCAAAAGGAACACCTTGAGCTACGCATTGGTCAATGATTTGTGTAGAAACCTGAGCTAGTCGATAGACATTTGCCTCTCTTGAACGGAAGTCACCACCTTTGATTGTATCATAAAAAAGCCTATAAACGCTATCACCGTCATTCTGGTAATTCTTTGCTGCGTTGATTCCACCTTGAGCTGCAATACTATGTGCACGCCGTGGACTATCTTGAAAACAAAAGCAAGAAACATTATAGCCAAGTTCTGCTAAGGTAGCAGCAGCTGAAGATCCAGCGAGTCCTGAACCTACAACGATCACTCTATATTTTCTTTTGTTGGCTGGGTTAACCAACTTGATATCCATTTTATGTTTATCCCATTTTTTCTCAATGGGACCCGATGGTGATTTAGAATCTATTGCCATTTAAATTTCTCCTATATAAAGAAAATGATTACTTAACAAAACCGAATAATACAGCCAAAGGCATGGAAGTATTACCAATAAAGATCAACAATGAAAAAGCAATTGCAGCTTTTCTGATATTTGGCTCATGCTTGGGACTATCAACCCCTAATGTCTGAAAAAGACTTGCGACACCATGGCTTAAATGCCAGCAAAGCAAACCAACTGAAAGAATGTAAAAAGCAGAAACAATCGGAACACTGAATCCAGATACAAACATTGCGTAGGCATCATGAACTTGCTCACCTTTTAGATTGTAAGTAAATTCTAAATATTCTGGATTGGTTACGCCCAATGTAAAATGCAAAAGGTGGTACACTATGAACGCCATGACGGTAAGCCCGCTCATAACCATAAACCTTGAAGCAGATGATGCTTGCTTGGTTTTCATATACGCATAGGCAACAGGTCTAGCTGCACGGTTCTCACGAGCAAGTTGAATTGTAAAACCGATATGCAGCAAAACAGCTACCAGCAATCCGATTCGTGCAACCCAAAGTAAAGGTCCTAAATCTTTTAAAAACTTCGCGTAGGCGTTGAATTTCTCAGGACCGATATAGACCTGGAGATTTCCAATCATATGGAAAATCACGAATCCAAACAAAAGGACTCCTGTGACTGCCACAACAAACTTTTTTCCAACCGAGGTCGTAAAATAACCCGAGGTAAAATTCATATATTGAACTCCTGAAACAATAAGTTGCTTGTATTTTTAATAATAGAAAAATTAGAACAAGTAGAGTAGGGGATATGGTGCATCCTAAGTCCTAAGATTCTAGATTTAGAGAGATAGGCAATTGAATTTTTGAACCACTATAAAAAAAGCTTCGAGTGGGTCTAATTTTTGAAAAGGAAAAATGCAATTCTATATAAATAATCAAGAAAGGGAAGCTCAAGGATTGTTAATTTTGAAAATGGTTGTTGAGAATCATTTTCAATTCCATTTATTCGAACGCATATCCCGCTCTAATCCAAAATTATCAGGTATTCCTTTCTTTCGCATGCAAAGCTTACTTACCTAAATACTGGGCAATACTAGATCCATTTTGATTCAATGTATAATTAATGCATCGTCTTTAAAAAATGATGCAATATTAGTATAATCTAAATTAAGCATGTAGTTAATAATCAGTGATGAAATTATTTATTCCAGATTTTGGCCTTGGTATTTTTTTTGTGAAATTTATTTCCATTACTTTCGTCTTATAGATATAGGTTTGGGTTAGTCTTATTCAAGTATAGGAGACTATATCTGATAAATATATAGAGGTCTATTTATGGTTGTCCCTGATGCAAATGATAAAATTTGGCACGAAGTCTTGTTGCAAGATAATCAATTCAATTTCGATTTTCTCGCTCTCCAATTTCTACTTATGAGATTGCGACTGAAAGTAAAATCTTCCTCCAACAATAACGATGTTATTAAGCAATGCGCAAATGAATTGTGTGATTTCTTTCAGAAGACAAATCATATTCCCAAATGCAATGCGGATCTAAAAAAAATAATGGGACTAGTGGCAGCATAATGAATAAAGAATTACATACAGTTGAAGCCGTTAATGCTATGATTCAAGATGGAAAGAAATTGATTCTTGCGGGAAGCGAGGAATCTCTTTCCAAATTAGCAAAGGGACATTGGATTGGTGGAACAATTCCTTATTTTATGACTGAATCAGGAGGAAGGCAATCTGAATCAGAAATATACGTTACTGAAATTCCCGATTTCGTAAAGAAGAAGGAACTTAGAACATACTCAGCATCATCACTAAAGGATGTTTATAAAAACTCACCACCAAATGGATTTACAATTTTGATCATTACGGCTGGTAGCAAAACTTTGGAATCTTTTGGACTCAATGCACCGTCCTATGAAAATTTTGGAACAACTCCTTTGATTGGATGGATTGCGGGTGTTCATTTGAATGATATTGAAACTAAGCAAGCAAAGGTTTTTTTTGGAGAATCTGGAAAGGTTATGGAAGATGGAGCGGTTGCTTTCCATTGCAGTCTTCCGGATAACAAATTTGCCGACATCGGCATCATCAATATATTCAAACAAAGCGATGGAGATACCTTAACTTTTGAGGAAGACGGATACGAATTTACAGATGTAATTATCAATGGAACAAAACGAAATTTCTACGACTACATAGTTGAGAATCAATTGGATACAAGATTGCCGTTGGTCGCAGATTATTTTGGAGCTATGATCAATGTCAGCTTTCAGAGGTTGGATTCCGACCAAAAGAAAGTATATTTTTACGCTCCACTTGTTAAGGGCTACAATTATAAAATCGCAGCGCCAATTGATGATTATGCTGAAGAATTCAATCGAAGGATTCTCGAACAATCAGAAATCAAAAATATCTATTTCTCCTGCAATTGTATATTGAACTATTTGCATGGTGAACTTGAAGGCAAAAAAACAAATGATTTTGCAGGTCCAATAACATTTGGTGAAGTCGGATACCAACTCCTGAATCAAACCCTTGTTCATATGACAATCGGTGATATTTAAAATTTTTGAAAAACAACAGATGAAAAATGGTTAAAAAAATTGATAGATTCTATCAATAAAAATTTATTATGCTACTTTTCGTCTGGTTGTGCAGACAACTTCTTAAACAAAGTGTTATCATGATATGATTGCCGGCATAAATTCACATCTAATCTTCACTTAATTTAGATAAATTATTTCAAGCATTGAGAAATCTATTCGCCTGAAGACTTCCCTGTAATTCCAGTTTTTTCAACCTTACCATCAACAAATTTATATGTTTCATAAGTAAATAACCTTTCATCGCCTTCAGTAGGCTCTTCGCCGGTCACTTTGTGAAATTGAAAAGTCTCATTCTCCCATTCAAAACTTAAATCACTCAGATAACTATCTTTGAAAACCAGTTTCCCTGAATGACAGTTCAGAAAAGCAATTGTTCTTGCCCCTGATCCGGTTCCAAAATCCAAAGCTGCATACTTATTGGTCTTTGAAAATTCAACACGAGATAGATCAGAAATTATGTATGGGTCATCAGGAAAAGATATTTCATTTTCAAACGAATGGGTTGCA of Leptospira sp. GIMC2001 contains these proteins:
- a CDS encoding fumarate reductase/succinate dehydrogenase flavoprotein subunit; translated protein: MAIDSKSPSGPIEKKWDKHKMDIKLVNPANKRKYRVIVVGSGLAGSSAAATLAELGYNVSCFCFQDSPRRAHSIAAQGGINAAKNYQNDGDSVYRLFYDTIKGGDFRSREANVYRLAQVSTQIIDQCVAQGVPFAREYGGHLANRSFGGAQVSRTFYAKGQTGQQLLLGAYSALSRQIGLGKVKMYSKTEMLDLVLVNGHAKGIVVRDLVTGKISSHSADAVILATGGYGNVFYLSTNAMNCNVTATFKAYKKGALFANPCYTQIHPTCIPSSGDYQSKLTLMSESLRNDGRVWVPKKPNDTRNPGDIPENERDYYLERKYPSFGNLAPRDISSRSAKEVCDAGLGVGPEVGGKRLGVYLDFSEAINRLGEDVIADRYDNLFQMYERITGENPYKVPMRIYPAVHYTMGGLWVDYNLMSNIPGLFVLGEANFSDHGANRLGASALMQGLADGYFVIPYTIGDYFAKEGFKNIPNDAPEFKQVEKEVEERIHKFLSINGNKTVDEFHRELGKIMWDKCGMARDKAGLEEALVKIPQLREEFWKNVKVPGTGAELNQSLEKAGRVADFLEFGELMCRDALNREESCGGHFRTEYQTPDGEALRNDDKFCHVSAWEFQGVDKAPVEHKEKLEYENIQLAVRSYK
- a CDS encoding succinate dehydrogenase cytochrome b subunit encodes the protein MNFTSGYFTTSVGKKFVVAVTGVLLFGFVIFHMIGNLQVYIGPEKFNAYAKFLKDLGPLLWVARIGLLVAVLLHIGFTIQLARENRAARPVAYAYMKTKQASSASRFMVMSGLTVMAFIVYHLLHFTLGVTNPEYLEFTYNLKGEQVHDAYAMFVSGFSVPIVSAFYILSVGLLCWHLSHGVASLFQTLGVDSPKHEPNIRKAAIAFSLLIFIGNTSMPLAVLFGFVK
- a CDS encoding DUF6976 family protein, translating into MNKELHTVEAVNAMIQDGKKLILAGSEESLSKLAKGHWIGGTIPYFMTESGGRQSESEIYVTEIPDFVKKKELRTYSASSLKDVYKNSPPNGFTILIITAGSKTLESFGLNAPSYENFGTTPLIGWIAGVHLNDIETKQAKVFFGESGKVMEDGAVAFHCSLPDNKFADIGIINIFKQSDGDTLTFEEDGYEFTDVIINGTKRNFYDYIVENQLDTRLPLVADYFGAMINVSFQRLDSDQKKVYFYAPLVKGYNYKIAAPIDDYAEEFNRRILEQSEIKNIYFSCNCILNYLHGELEGKKTNDFAGPITFGEVGYQLLNQTLVHMTIGDI